From Kamptonema formosum PCC 6407, a single genomic window includes:
- a CDS encoding transposase, producing the protein MPEIKRCSDLEEIRWGGKPQCPYCGSTNSTPIKKELRYHCNSCFTSYSVTVGTLFHKTHIDLQKWYQAIQLVLTTGNISVRKLAQEIEVNKNTASYMLVRIRKAMIEEQDLLYSLVGINKT; encoded by the coding sequence ATGCCAGAAATAAAACGATGTTCCGATCTCGAAGAAATTCGCTGGGGCGGTAAACCGCAATGTCCCTACTGCGGTTCCACCAATTCTACCCCCATTAAAAAAGAACTTCGATACCACTGTAATTCTTGCTTTACTTCCTACAGCGTTACCGTTGGCACCCTATTTCATAAAACTCACATCGATCTCCAAAAGTGGTATCAAGCTATTCAACTTGTCTTGACAACAGGAAATATCAGCGTTCGCAAATTAGCCCAGGAGATAGAAGTCAACAAAAATACAGCTTCCTATATGCTAGTACGGATTCGCAAAGCCATGATCGAAGAACAAGACCTCCTGTATTCTCTCGTAGGAATTAATAAAACTTAA
- a CDS encoding C39 family peptidase, whose protein sequence is MSISLINVAKYYKGKPHQTKALERLQEQILAVRPDLLQENSDFIKAWRTPLPGQEQKAIAATTTKSGGTVKLNVPYLSQLDNENNPYGSCNVTCVAMCMAYFGHPLMNPKTGEQLEDELYRYCIDNGLSRHSPQDLDKLMTIYGYEDDFQEAAKWGDVKKWLESGKPCIVHGWFTRSGHIIQIRGYNEKGWIVNDPYGQWYSSGYDTSVSGAGLTYSYEMMKDVCGTDGDLWIHYVSGKIGQNTSKPGQPATPKSGMTLQDILKSGQPVAIEEAAKEAALIKQIQIRLRSLKIPVGQADGKCGEATKAAIARFNKAFKAPEDQITPAAAKQLIQAPTVPGFDPLLEMISPALTSVILNCPLKDAQTYLPGVMKGLHAKGILTKATLIAALATIGVETAGFQPINEWGDDDYFTDMYEGRDDLGNTQSGDGVRYHGRGFIQITGRANYKSYGKKLGVKLEENPELALDPDIAAKILIEYFWDREVDKAAQEADWKGVRQLVNGGLNGWDHFWPVVQHLQASLC, encoded by the coding sequence ATGTCTATTTCATTAATCAATGTTGCTAAATACTATAAAGGTAAACCTCACCAAACTAAAGCACTAGAGCGACTGCAAGAGCAAATTCTAGCCGTCCGGCCAGACTTGCTACAAGAGAACTCAGACTTCATCAAAGCCTGGAGGACACCTCTACCGGGCCAAGAACAAAAAGCGATCGCAGCCACCACCACCAAAAGCGGCGGTACAGTTAAACTGAACGTTCCTTACCTCAGCCAACTTGACAACGAAAACAATCCCTACGGGTCTTGTAACGTCACTTGTGTAGCAATGTGCATGGCCTACTTCGGTCATCCTTTAATGAATCCGAAAACAGGGGAACAGTTAGAAGACGAATTATACCGCTACTGTATCGACAACGGTCTCTCCCGGCATTCCCCCCAGGACTTAGACAAACTCATGACCATCTACGGCTATGAAGACGACTTTCAAGAAGCGGCAAAGTGGGGAGATGTCAAAAAGTGGTTAGAGTCTGGGAAACCTTGCATAGTACATGGATGGTTTACCCGTTCTGGACACATCATCCAAATTCGGGGTTACAACGAGAAAGGCTGGATCGTCAACGATCCTTATGGACAATGGTATAGCAGTGGTTACGACACCAGCGTTAGCGGTGCTGGCTTAACCTACTCTTATGAAATGATGAAGGATGTCTGCGGCACAGACGGCGATTTGTGGATTCACTATGTTTCTGGCAAAATCGGGCAAAACACCAGCAAACCAGGTCAACCAGCCACGCCCAAATCGGGAATGACGCTACAAGACATTTTGAAGAGTGGTCAGCCAGTTGCTATAGAAGAAGCAGCTAAAGAAGCAGCTTTAATTAAACAAATTCAAATCCGACTGCGATCGCTAAAAATACCAGTAGGCCAAGCCGATGGCAAATGTGGAGAAGCAACAAAAGCCGCGATCGCCCGCTTTAACAAAGCCTTCAAAGCTCCCGAAGATCAAATCACCCCCGCCGCTGCCAAACAACTGATTCAAGCGCCAACAGTACCAGGCTTTGACCCCTTACTGGAGATGATTTCCCCAGCACTCACTTCCGTTATTCTCAATTGCCCACTTAAAGATGCTCAAACCTATCTACCGGGAGTAATGAAAGGACTCCACGCCAAAGGCATCCTTACCAAAGCTACGTTAATTGCTGCCCTCGCTACCATCGGCGTAGAAACCGCAGGTTTCCAGCCGATTAACGAATGGGGTGACGACGATTATTTCACTGATATGTATGAAGGTCGCGATGATTTGGGTAATACCCAATCTGGTGATGGAGTGCGTTATCACGGGCGTGGTTTCATCCAAATTACCGGTCGGGCGAATTATAAATCCTACGGCAAAAAATTGGGTGTGAAATTAGAAGAAAACCCAGAATTAGCTTTAGATCCTGACATTGCCGCCAAAATTCTGATCGAATATTTTTGGGATCGCGAGGTAGATAAAGCAGCCCAAGAAGCTGACTGGAAAGGAGTCCGGCAGTTAGTAAATGGTGGTCTCAATGGTTGGGATCATTTTTGGCCAGTAGTCCAACATCTACAAGCCAGTCTTTGTTAA
- a CDS encoding C39 family peptidase, producing MTISLVNIAKYYKGEPNQEKALKILQAELDRTHPHLLREDAEFVKIWKSPEEQQATGAIVTTTTAVMTTTGGEISVATGTAVANGGALAVTATATVVKTTGNPSSVQLPIPYFSQLNNEQNPHGSCNVTSVAMCLVYFGHQGLSPSGEQLEDELYRYCSDNGLSRHSPTDLAKLIEIYGYKDDFQPDAKWGDVKKWLAAGNPCIAHGWFTRSGHIITIVGYNDKGWIVNDPYGEWYEWGYETSVSGKGLTYTYGMMKQVCGSDGDLWIHYVSK from the coding sequence ATGACTATTTCTTTAGTTAACATCGCTAAATACTACAAAGGCGAACCAAATCAAGAGAAAGCTCTCAAGATTCTCCAAGCAGAATTAGACAGAACTCACCCCCATCTTTTGAGAGAAGATGCCGAATTTGTAAAAATCTGGAAAAGCCCTGAAGAACAGCAAGCAACTGGGGCAATTGTAACAACAACCACCGCAGTAATGACCACAACAGGCGGTGAAATAAGCGTAGCAACGGGAACCGCCGTAGCTAACGGCGGTGCGCTTGCAGTCACAGCAACAGCAACAGTTGTAAAAACAACCGGAAACCCCTCTAGCGTTCAATTACCCATTCCCTACTTTAGTCAACTCAACAACGAACAAAACCCTCACGGATCTTGTAACGTCACTAGCGTTGCCATGTGCCTAGTGTATTTTGGGCATCAAGGTTTAAGTCCCAGTGGCGAACAGTTGGAAGATGAATTATACCGCTATTGCAGTGACAATGGACTATCGCGACATTCCCCCACTGACTTAGCTAAATTGATTGAAATTTACGGTTATAAAGATGACTTTCAACCTGATGCTAAATGGGGAGATGTTAAAAAGTGGTTGGCAGCAGGAAATCCTTGTATTGCTCATGGTTGGTTCACTCGTTCTGGACACATTATCACAATTGTTGGATACAACGACAAAGGGTGGATTGTCAACGATCCCTATGGCGAATGGTATGAGTGGGGATACGAAACAAGTGTTAGTGGTAAAGGATTAACTTACACCTACGGAATGATGAAACAGGTCTGTGGTTCTGATGGAGATTTATGGATTCACTATGTTTCTAAGTAA